ATACGACTGCGATCAAATTCCCTTAAAGGAAGTAAGATATGAAGAGCTTGAGCACATAAACTTTATGCGGGCTTTCCTCAACAACCCCGAGCAATTTTTGCGGCATCTGTAAAAGTGAATTTTTATGTTAATCCTTCCATAGTAACAGAATTGCCAGAGCAGCGCATAAAGCTAAGACCGAAGCGTTTACGAATATTATCCAATAGCCGTATTTAGCTATCATATGTCCGCTTATCAATGTTGATATACCTTTAGGTAAATACATAAATACATTATCCATGCCTAGATAAAAACCTTCATGGCCTCTTTGAGTCATATCCATAAGGAGCGAAAAAGGAAACACAAACAAGGAAGCATAGCATATTCCCAGCAATCCCATCAAAATCATCAGCAATAAAAAATTTGTAGTTTTTGGCAAAAATAAATTTAATACTGCAAAGCAGAGCAAAAAAGTTATCATAAGGTACTTACGATTATACCGATCTGCCAACTTCCCTAAAAAGGGCGATGATATAATATCAAACAACATAAAAACCGTAACCAGAAAACTGGACACACCCATGCCCAGAGCCATATATTGACTATAATATATCGTAAAATATGGAACCTCAGCCGCCAGCGCCATCCACCATATAGATTTGGCTATATAAAAGCTCCACACATCCCTTCTATAAAAGTACCTTTTAAAAAGTTCAAAAGAAAAATTGCCTTTTATCTGTTTTCTTTCCTCTACAAATAATACCGAGACAAGAGAAGTAATTGCTATTGTCAATCCAACCATCTTAAAAACCAGTCCCTTATCATAATCCCAGAATAGACCGCCCAATATCGGAACAGCGAGAGCTCCCATTCCCCCAAACAGATTCCAGTACCCCGACATACTTCCTTTTTCACTATTTATTACATTATCAGGAATCATCGAATTAAGGGGAATCTGATACGCGTGAAACGATATATAAAATAAAAAAACAAATAACAACATAGATTGAATTTTTGTAACACTGCTAAAAAAATATGTAAAAATAAAACACATAATGCCAAATATAAATACATATGGCTTGCGCCTTCCCCATACTGAAAAGGTGGAATCACTCAAAATACCAAAAAAGGGTTGTATCACAGCTCCGGATAATAACCCCATGCTCAATACAAATCCGCTAAACACTGTATTGCCAGTGTGAAAATGCAATAGTGGAACCATATAAGTTGCCAGCATATTTACCCCCATTGATACTCCTAAGTTGCCGATGACCAATTTCATTTTGGCCTCTTTCATCACTTTTTCACCCTTACTATATCTATTGGAAATACTTCATTATAAGAACAGCAAATCAATAACAGCAAAGCAAATACCTTCTCTTCTTTTGTTCTTGTATATTGCGTGAATATACATTATAATTAAGTATATATATTCTTAATTATTTGCTTTTTAATTATTTGCTGTATTAATAATTATACGACCATTAATGTTTTATGCAGCAAAATATTTATAACTTTATATTACGCTAAAAGGAGAGGTAAGTAATGGCTGATAAAATCAAGATGAATGTACCACTGGTAGAGATGGACGGCGATGAAATGACGAGAATTATCTGGAAACTAATAAAAGAAATCTTGCTGGAACCATACATAGACCTGAAAACCGAATACTACGACCTGGGCCTTAAAAACAGGGACCAGACAAATGACCAGGTGACTGTTGACGCTGCCAATGCGATCAAAAAATATGGCGTAGGTGTAAAATGTGCAACAATAACACCAAATGCCCAGAGAGTAGAAGAATACAATCTCAAAGCTATGTGGAAAAGCCCCAACGGCACAATAAGAGCTATACTGGATGGTACAGTTTTTCGTACACCTATTGTGGTAGATAGTATAAAGCCGCTGGTAAAAACCTGGAAAAAACCCATAACTATAGCAAGACATGCTTATGGCGACGTTTACAAGGATGTAGAATACAGGGTCCAAAGTCCGGGAAAAGTCGAATTAGTGTATACGCCGGAAAACGGCAATGAAGTAAGGCAGACGATATATGAATTTAAAAACCCTGGCGTGGTGCTGGGCATGCACAATTTAGATGACTCTATAAAGAGCTTTGCCCGTTCTTGTTTTAATTATGCCCTGGACCTAAAGCAAGATTTATGGTTTGCCACAAAAGATACCATATCCAAGATCTATGATCACAGATTCAAAGACATATTTCAGGAAATATTTGAAAGCGAATACAAAGATAAATTTGCTGATGCAGGTATCGAATATTTTTACACATTGATAGATGATGCGGTAGCCCGTGTAATGAGATCTGAAGGCGGAATGATCTGGGCATGTAAAAACTACGACGGTGACGTTATGTCAGATATGGTCGCAACTGCTTTTGGGAGCCTTGCCATGATGACATCTGTGTTGGTTTCACCTGATGGTTGCTACGAATATGAAGCAGCTCATGGAACGGTTACACGGCATTACTACAGGTATTTAAAAGGAGAAGAAACTTCCACTAACTCAATGGCCACATTATTCGCGTGGACGGGAGCTCTGAGAAAACGTGGAGAGTTAGACGGGATAAACGACCTGGTATTGTTTGCAGATAAAATGGAAAAAGCCTCAATT
The nucleotide sequence above comes from Caldanaerobius fijiensis DSM 17918. Encoded proteins:
- a CDS encoding MFS transporter; the encoded protein is MKEAKMKLVIGNLGVSMGVNMLATYMVPLLHFHTGNTVFSGFVLSMGLLSGAVIQPFFGILSDSTFSVWGRRKPYVFIFGIMCFIFTYFFSSVTKIQSMLLFVFLFYISFHAYQIPLNSMIPDNVINSEKGSMSGYWNLFGGMGALAVPILGGLFWDYDKGLVFKMVGLTIAITSLVSVLFVEERKQIKGNFSFELFKRYFYRRDVWSFYIAKSIWWMALAAEVPYFTIYYSQYMALGMGVSSFLVTVFMLFDIISSPFLGKLADRYNRKYLMITFLLCFAVLNLFLPKTTNFLLLMILMGLLGICYASLFVFPFSLLMDMTQRGHEGFYLGMDNVFMYLPKGISTLISGHMIAKYGYWIIFVNASVLALCAALAILLLWKD
- a CDS encoding NADP-dependent isocitrate dehydrogenase gives rise to the protein MADKIKMNVPLVEMDGDEMTRIIWKLIKEILLEPYIDLKTEYYDLGLKNRDQTNDQVTVDAANAIKKYGVGVKCATITPNAQRVEEYNLKAMWKSPNGTIRAILDGTVFRTPIVVDSIKPLVKTWKKPITIARHAYGDVYKDVEYRVQSPGKVELVYTPENGNEVRQTIYEFKNPGVVLGMHNLDDSIKSFARSCFNYALDLKQDLWFATKDTISKIYDHRFKDIFQEIFESEYKDKFADAGIEYFYTLIDDAVARVMRSEGGMIWACKNYDGDVMSDMVATAFGSLAMMTSVLVSPDGCYEYEAAHGTVTRHYYRYLKGEETSTNSMATLFAWTGALRKRGELDGINDLVLFADKMEKASIKTIEEGTMTKDLALLSDLPDKKVVNTEEFLIEIKKRFESL